A stretch of DNA from Rhodothermaceae bacterium:
TGCGTGATGACGTCCCGAGAATGGATTCAACAGGCTGCCCCTCTGATATTGAAATTCCATCTGTGCGGAAGCAGACAGAGGCTGCAGTCCAATAAAAACGGTCAAGGCTAGAATGCCTGCCAAAAGTCCTTTTTGATTCATCTTATCCTGAGTTTGTGTTTTCTGATGCCCTACTATGTTAGCGCCTCACACTGCATCCACTCGCGAAATTTGTGGTACAGCATGCCGCAATGCCTGCTCAATCCCTGCACGTAATGTCATAGTACTCATTGGACATGTACCACAGGCACCGAGTAACTTAAGCTCTACAACCATGTCATCTGTG
This window harbors:
- a CDS encoding NifU family protein, encoding MSRYDPNMDAALRQKIEDGLDSIRPYLVADGGEVQLHRITDDMVVELKLLGACGTCPMSTMTLRAGIEQALRHAVPQISRVDAV